A DNA window from Clavibacter sepedonicus contains the following coding sequences:
- a CDS encoding metallopeptidase family protein, translating into MLHLDPDDFERLVVDKLDDLPDEMVDGLDNVVFVVEDRPEDGTLDLLGLYDGVAMTERGQYGFGEMPDRIVVYREPHLHEAEDMDALRDLVHVTLVHEIAHFHGIDDDRLHELGWA; encoded by the coding sequence GTGCTGCACCTCGACCCCGACGACTTCGAGCGACTGGTGGTGGACAAGCTCGACGACCTGCCGGACGAGATGGTGGACGGGCTCGACAACGTCGTCTTCGTCGTCGAGGACCGGCCCGAGGACGGGACGCTCGACCTCCTCGGCCTCTACGACGGCGTCGCCATGACCGAGCGCGGGCAGTACGGGTTCGGCGAGATGCCGGACCGCATCGTCGTCTACCGCGAGCCGCACCTGCATGAGGCCGAGGACATGGACGCTCTACGGGACCTCGTCCACGTGACGCTCGTGCACGAGATCGCGCACTTCCACGGCATCGACGACGACCGGCTGCACGAGCTCGGCTGGGCCTGA